A genome region from Triticum aestivum cultivar Chinese Spring chromosome 2B, IWGSC CS RefSeq v2.1, whole genome shotgun sequence includes the following:
- the LOC123042701 gene encoding uncharacterized protein, producing the protein MEDYLKDEKEKIDKPTPSQTNTSPRPSMGTCMGNRNKKIKEKRAQQAKEAHAEKKMKEAQETASRLKEKAGETLAILSSDSEAIKSFTGCDDDIHRLTELLDCNIKTIKCKINTTDTVEIDINTGCRISVGVILKNLSNYVKAPTLRKVFEQLLPVEQDQPFTSGTPNKQRGDRMLQAELLSLVAAIRANNNLNLAGILLSQTPPDTLEDFVVRLKKMVKDNMYATPACLAIQKLTCELVIEFIKHDRNVERIDRHNIVATLLEASEVMDCVESDMLFAGVDRDCYGVPLKPLSSVLAKNAEDLLAQRKQALGINIVPASAPIP; encoded by the exons ATGGAAGATTATTTGAAAGATGAAAAAGAGAAGATTGACAAACCAACTCCAAGCCAAACAAATACTTCACCAAGACCGTCAATGGGAACATGTATGGGTAATCGCAATAAAAAGATCAAAGAGAAGAGggcccaacaagcaaaagaagcacATGCAGAAAAGAAGATGAAAGAAGCTCAGGAAACTGCAAGCCGGCTTAAAGAAAAGGCTGGTGAAACATTGGCCATCCTGTCTAGTGATTCAGAGGCTATCAAGAGCTTCACAGGTTGCGATGATGATATCCATCGTCTTACTGAATTGCTTGACTGCAATATCAAGACCATCAAATGCAAAATAAATACAACGGATACTGTGGAAATAGATATCAACACGGGCTGTCGTATTAGTGTAGGAGTCATCTTGAAGAATTTGAGCAACTACGTCAAGGCACCAACCTTACGGAAG GTATTCGAACAATTGCTTCCAGTAGAACAAGACCAGCCTTTCACTTCAGGGACCCCCAACAAGCAGCGTGGGGATAGGATGCTGCAAGCGGAGCTGTTATCGCTCGTTGCGGCGATTCGTGCAAACAACAATCTTAATCTTGCAGGAATCTTACTTTCGCAGACGCCGCCGGATACCTTGGAAGACTTTGTGGTGAGGCTGAAGAAGATGGTCAAGGACAACATGTATGCCACCCCTGCATGCCTGGCGATACAAAAGCTTACTTGTGAGCTGGTTATAGAATTCATCAAGCATGATCGAAACGTCGAAAGGATCGACAGACACAATATTGTTGCAACATTACTGGAGGCTTCAGAGGTGATGGACTGTGTTGAGAGCGACATGCTTTTCGCTGGTGTCGATCGTGACTGCTATGGGGTTCCTCTGAAGCCTCTTTCTTCTGTTCTGGCAAAAAATGCCGAAGATCTTTTGGCGCAGAGGAAACAGGCTCTGGGTATCAACATTGTGCCTGCCAGTGCACCAATACCGTGA